In Myxococcota bacterium, the sequence CCTTCTCGCCCTCGCGGATGGTCTGGCCGGCGAGCTCGCTGTCACGCGTGGCGGTGCGTCGGAACTGCATGACGGGAGATACCCAGCGCACGATCTCGTCGACCGCTGTGTCGAGCAGCTCGGGCCGCGCCAGGAGTCTCTCGCGCTCGGCGGGGAACCGACACAGCGCCTCCATGCCGCCCGAGATCGCGTTGCGCGTGGTCTCGTTCCCGGCCACGACCAGCAGGAAGAAGAACATGTTGAAGTCCAGGCCGCCGAGCTTCTCGCCGTCGACGTCGGCGTGCACGAGCGTGGAGACGATGTCCTCCAGCGGCTCGGCGCGGCGCCGGTCGGCGAGCCAGCTCGCGTACTGGAACAGCTCCATCGCGGCGAGCTGGGCGTCGACCGGCGAGCCGTACTCCGGGTCCTCGGCGCCGACCATGCGGTTGCTCCAGTGGAAGAGCTTCCAGCGGTCCTCGACCGGCACGCCCAGGAGCTCGGCGATCACCAAGAGCGGCAGCTCGGCCGCGATGGCAGTCACGAAGTCGCACTCGCCCTTGCGCGCGACCTTGTCCACGATCTCGCGCGCGTGGTCGCGCACGCGTGACTCGAGCCGGCCGATCATGCGCGGCGTGAAGCCGCGATTCACGAGCTTGCGCAGCTTGGTGTGGCGCGGCGGGTCCATGTGCAGGAGCTGCTGCTGGAAGAGAGCCAGCTCCTCGGGCCGCAGGTCGGCGTTCAGCGCGCTGGCGCGTCCCGACGAGAAACGCTCGTGGTCGCGAGAGACCTCGACCACGTCGGCGTAGCGGCTCACGACCCAGAAGCCCTGCTGGAAGGGCTCGGGCCGGCCGGGAATCAGCTCGCGCCCGGGCCGGCCCGGGTTCCAGTGCAGGCCCGGCTGCGCGCGCAGCCGCGCGAAGAAGGCGTGCGGCGGCCCGTTCTCGAAGGTCTTGGCGCTGAAGAGGTCGACGTTCTCCAGGGTCACGCGGCCACTCTATCACCCCATGCGGGGCGAACCGAGCGTGCCAGCGGACTAGGCGTCGAGCGCGTCCAGGTCGTCGATCGCGCGCGCCATGCGGCCGATGAAGGTGAGCGACACCGCGGGCGGCTGCATCGCCGGCGCCTCTGGTGGCTGGCCCAGCGTGCCGGTCCACCACGCCAGCGCCGCGAACAGCTGCTGCCGGTAGCAGCGGAAGGCGTCTTCGAACGGCACCCGGGCGCGGCCATTCGAGGCCTCGGCCAGCAGCTCGAGATACGAGCGCAAGAGGTCCCGCTCCCAAGCGCGCCGGTCCTCGGTGGTGAGCGAGGTCGAGAGCGCGTAGGCGACGTCGCGGCTCCAGTTGCCGCGGCTGGTGCACTGCCAGTCTTGCACGCCCAGCTCGCCGGACGGCGCGAGGTACCAGTTCCCCAGGTGGACGTCGGAGTGGATCAGCCCGCGAGGCATCTCGGAGTGGCGGGCCACGCACGCCAACGTGGCGGGCCATACCTCGGCCTCGCGCTTGTACAGCCTCTCGGGAATCACTTCGCGAGCGGCGCGGAAGCCGCGCGCGCACGAGTCGCGGAAGCCCGCCTCCTCGGCGGTGACGGTGAAGAACTCCTCCCAGGTGCGGAACGGCGCGAGTGAGCGCTCGAGCTCGGCGCTCTGATAGTACGCGCCGTGCACGGTCGCGAGCAGACGCAGCTGGCTCTCGGCACGCGCGCGGGTCAGCGTGTCGTCGCAGCGCAGGAACTTCACCTGGTCGGTCATGTCCTCCATGACGATGATCGAGTTGAACGAGCGCGGATCGAAGCGCGCGTGCAGCGCGCGCGGCGCCTCGATCGCGAGCTTCGGGCGGACGCGGGAGTA encodes:
- a CDS encoding cytochrome P450 yields the protein MTLENVDLFSAKTFENGPPHAFFARLRAQPGLHWNPGRPGRELIPGRPEPFQQGFWVVSRYADVVEVSRDHERFSSGRASALNADLRPEELALFQQQLLHMDPPRHTKLRKLVNRGFTPRMIGRLESRVRDHAREIVDKVARKGECDFVTAIAAELPLLVIAELLGVPVEDRWKLFHWSNRMVGAEDPEYGSPVDAQLAAMELFQYASWLADRRRAEPLEDIVSTLVHADVDGEKLGGLDFNMFFFLLVVAGNETTRNAISGGMEALCRFPAERERLLARPELLDTAVDEIVRWVSPVMQFRRTATRDSELAGQTIREGEKVVIYYGSANRDERAFADAGRFDLARDPNPHLGFGIGVHFCLGASLARMEMRLMFEELLRRVPDLELAGPVTHLQSNFINGRKTMPVRFTPEG
- a CDS encoding phosphotransferase, coding for MTADRFAEIRERFAAEERANRVPRTAADLPRTYESITPEWLGAVLCAGHPGAHVLSFELGPPDEGTSSRRRITRIEYDATGRAAGLPSSVFCKGSLALANRYILALNGGIEAEVTFYSRVRPKLAIEAPRALHARFDPRSFNSIIVMEDMTDQVKFLRCDDTLTRARAESQLRLLATVHGAYYQSAELERSLAPFRTWEEFFTVTAEEAGFRDSCARGFRAAREVIPERLYKREAEVWPATLACVARHSEMPRGLIHSDVHLGNWYLAPSGELGVQDWQCTSRGNWSRDVAYALSTSLTTEDRRAWERDLLRSYLELLAEASNGRARVPFEDAFRCYRQQLFAALAWWTGTLGQPPEAPAMQPPAVSLTFIGRMARAIDDLDALDA